In a genomic window of Gossypium arboreum isolate Shixiya-1 chromosome 9, ASM2569848v2, whole genome shotgun sequence:
- the LOC108456043 gene encoding putative pentatricopeptide repeat-containing protein At3g01580, protein MKGREFFINLCKACNDGKSTAKLHSQILKTGFSHDSFLATKLTSLYSNFSSIEQVQKLFDEMPQRTVYLWNSILRAYSKHKKWKKTWVLFKNMISDDKGEENVPDNYTLSTVLKACAELQLHKHGEILHGFLWKHEKIRLDLFVGSALIEFYSKCGEMGDASKVFNEFEKPDVVLWTSMVSGYEQNGYFEKAIAFFSRMVVEEGVHPDRVTLVSLVSACAKLMNLKLGRSVHGFVVRRGFESELSLVNALLNMYAKTGIVKVAENLFRMIEVKDVVTWSSMIGCYSRNGAAVESLNLFNEMINKGCRPNAVTVVSALQACAVACDLDEGRRIHELATKTGFELEVSVSTALIDMYMKCLSPAEAVNAFRKMPGKDVVAWVALLSGYALNGMANKSIGIFKDMLCSGIQPDAVSMVKILASSSELGILQQAECLHGYVTRSGFDNNAFIGASLIELYSKCGSLDYAIKVFEGIIDKDVVLWSAMIAGFGIHGRGEEALKLFHRMVKSSAARPNDVMFVSILSACSHAGLLLQGIEIFHMMVNDYGLHPGSEHYGIVVDLLGRTGELEKATDIINRMPVPVEPHVWGALLAACRIHHNVEIGEVAAKNLLCLDSNHAGYYILLSNMYGVDGKWGNLAKIRSLIKEKGLKKMIGQSMIEIRNEVHSFVADDKLHPECEKIYELVGQLELILRVQLQHI, encoded by the coding sequence ATGAAAGGGAGggaattttttatcaatttatgCAAAGCATGTAACGATGGAAAATCAACAGCAAAATTACATTCACAAATTCTCAAAACTGGGTTTTCCCACGACAGTTTCCTCGCCACAAAGCTCACCTCTTTGTATTCAAACTTCAGTTCCATTGAGCAAGTTCAAAAACTGTTCGATGAAATGCCTCAAAGAACCGTCTATCTGTGGAATTCAATTCTTAGAGCTTATTCTAAACATAAAAAATGGAAAAAGACTTGGGTTTTATTCAAAAACATGATATCCGATGATAAGGGGGAGGAAAATGTGCCTGATAATTATACTCTCTCTACAGTTTTAAAGGCTTGTGCAGAGCTGCAGTTGCATAAACATGGTGAAATTTTGCATGGTTTTTTGTGGAAACATGAAAAGATAAGATTGGATTTGTTCGTGGGATCTGCGTTAATTGAGTTTTACTCGAAATGTGGTGAAATGGGTGATGCTTCCAAAGTTTTTAATGAGTTTGAGAAACCTGATGTTGTTTTGTGGACTTCAATGGTGAGTGGATATGAGCAGAACGGATATTTTGAGAAGGCTATAGCTTTTTTCTCAAGAATGGTAGTGGAGGAGGGTGTTCATCCAGATCGCGTAACACTTGTTAGTTTAGTTTCTGCCTGCGCAAAGTTGATGAATCTCAAGCTTGGCAGGAGTGTACATGGTTTTGTTGTTAGGAGAGGGTTTGAAAGTGAATTATCTTTGGTTAACGCATTGTTGAATATGTATGCAAAGACAGGTATTGTAAAAGTAGCAGAAAATTTGTTTAGGATGATAGAAGTGAAAGATGTTGTAACATGGAGCTCAATGATTGGTTGCTATTCTCGTAATGGGGCCGCAGTTGAATCATTGAATCTTTTCAATGAAATGATCAACAAGGGATGTCGACCTAATGCAGTTACTGTTGTTAGTGCACTACAAGCCTGTGCGGTTGCTTGCGATTTAGATGAGGGTCGGAGGATCCATGAACTTGCAACTAAGACAGGTTTTGAGCTAGAAGTCTCGGTTTCAACTGCTCTGATCGATATGTACATGAAATGTTTGTCACCTGCTGAAGCAGTTAATGCCTTTAGGAAAATGCCTGGGAAAGACGTAGTTGCTTGGGTTGCTTTGTTAAGCGGGTATGCTCTAAACGGGATGGCTAATAAATCTATCGGAATCTTCAAAGATATGCTGTGTAGTGGAATCCAACCTGATGCTGTTTCTATGGTAAAGATTCTTGCTTCTTCTTCAGAGTTAGGTATTCTTCAACAAGCAGAATGCCTTCACGGTTATGTCACTAGAAGCGGCTTCGATAATAATGCTTTTATTGGGGCTTCTCTCATAGAGTTGTACTCGAAATGTGGTAGCTTGGATTATGCAATAAAAGTGTTTGAAGGAATCATAGACAAGGATGTTGTTCTGTGGAGTGCAATGATTGCTGGCTTCGGAATCCACGGAAGAGGCGAAGAAGCATTAAAGTTATTTCACAGGATGGTCAAGAGTTCAGCAGCGAGGCCAAACGATGTAATGTTCGTCTCTATTTTATCTGCATGTAGCCACGCAGGTTTACTTTTGCAGGGGATTGAAATATTCCATATGATGGTAAACGATTATGGACTGCATCCTGGTTCAGAGCATTATGGCATAGTTGTGGATCTCCTTGGCCGTACCGGAGAGTTAGAAAAAGCCACGGACATTATCAACCGAATGCCAGTTCCAGTTGAGCCTCATGTTTGGGGTGCATTACTTGCTGCATGTCGGATTCATCACAACGTTGAGATAGGTGAAGTAGCAGCAAAGAATCTCCTCTGTTTAGATTCTAATCATGCaggttattatattttgttatccaATATGTACGGTGTTGATGGAAAATGGGGTAATTTGGCAAAAATTAGAAGTTTAATAAAGGAGAAGGGGTTAAAGAAGATGATTGGTCAAAGCATGATTGAGATAAGAAACGAAGTTCATAGCTTTGTTGCTGATGATAAACTTCATCCTGAATGTGAGAAGATCTATGAACTTGTAGGACAATTGGAGTTAATTTTGAGAGTGCAACTACAACATATTTAA
- the LOC108456382 gene encoding probable WRKY transcription factor 72 yields the protein MEVLLMNMADDHAVKQEENITQEGCSPEPSKTDIGRKVRKTVDLKLSSSSSTHDELETAKEENERLKMMLEQIQKNYKSLQSRFFEIIKQESAIEEGSEEPELVSLSLGRSSPTGSKKDDKKTTICSKTEEDDHNKSGLTLGLDSKFQLSTEIVSNPSHENSSKDANKVQKRPSSDEDHEEGVEQKSQVKRARVSVRTRCDAPTMYDGCQWRKYGQKISKGNPCPRAYYRCTVAPDCPVRKQVQRSFEDMSILVTTYEGSHNHPIPVSATTMASTTAAAASMLLSGSSTSQPALSTEINGLNFSSSLHENSRLPSYPTITLDLTASPSSASSFNYFNRFPTNCPATPRFPSTNLNFSSPLVSNESFTQEHYFYQKSLTDTLTKAITSDPSFRSLISAAISSMVGHSSAKPGDGTDQRGDSFSQNLMQAAFNSQSLNDSSLRGSSYFKGFESSSSRIGSSNQSSSLSFSSFNAASTLAFDNKQGKN from the exons ATGGAGGTTTTGTTGATGAATATGGCAGATGATCATGCTGTCAAACAAGAGGAAAATATTACTCAAGAAGGGTGCAGTCCAGAACCTAGCAAG ACTGATATTGGAAGAAAAGTTCGTAAAACTGTTGATCTGAAATTATCGTCGTCGTCATCAACCCATGATGAACTTGAAACTGCAAAGGAAGAAAACGAAAGATTGAAGATGATGTTAGAGCAGATCCAGAAGAATTACAAGTCTCTTCAATCACGCTTCTTTGAAATTATTAAACAAGAATCCGCCATTGAAGAAGGTTCAGAAGAACCTGAACTTGTTTCACTTTCACTTGGAAGATCAAGTCCAACTGGTTCCAAGAAAGATGATAAAAAAACAACAATCTGCAGCAAAACTGAAGAAGATGATCATAATAAAAGCGGTCTAACTCTGGGATTGGACTCTAAATTTCAATTGTCTACTGAGATTGTCTCAAATCCAAGCCATGAAAATAGTTCAAAAGATGCAAACAAAGTTCAAAAGAGACCAAGTTCTGATGAGGACCACGAAGAGGGAGTTGAACAGAAAAGCCAAGTGAAGAGAGCTAGGGTTTCTGTAAGAACCAGATGTGATGCACCAACG ATGTATGATGGATGTCAATGGAGGAAATATGGCCAGAAAATTTCAAAAGGAAATCCATGTCCTAGGGCTTACTATCGTTGCACTGTTGCACCAGACTGTCCTGTAAGAAAACAG GTGCAAAGAAGTTTTGAGGATATGTCCATCTTGGTCACAACTTATGAAGGGAGCCACAACCACCCAATTCCGGTGTCAGCCACCACTATGGCGTCCACGACGGCGGCGGCAGCTTCCATGTTGTTATCCGGCTCTTCAACATCTCAACCTGCTCTTTCAACTGAAATCAATGGACTCAATTTCAGTAGCAGCCTTCATGAAAATTCAAGATTACCTTCGTACCCAACGATTACTCTAGACCTCACCGCCTCACCGTCCTCCGCCTCGTCGTTTAATTATTTCAACAGGTTCCCCACCAACTGCCCGGCAACACCCAGATTTCCTTCGACAAATCTCAACTTTTCTTCACCACTAGTATCCAATGAATCATTCACCCAAGAACACTACTTTTACCAAAAATCATTGACAGACACGTTAACCAAGGCAATCACATCAGACCCTAGTTTCAGATCATTGATATCTGCTGCCATTTCATCAATGGTTGGCCATAGCAGTGCAAAGCCTGGAGATGGAACCGATCAAAGAGGTGATAGTTTTAGTCAGAATTTGATGCAGGCGGCCTTTAATTCTCAAAGTTTAAATGATTCATCATTACGTGGGTCAAGCTACTTCAAAGGATTTGAATCTTCAAGTTCTCGAATCGGAAGTTCAAATCAGTCGTCTTCATTGTCGTTTTCTAGTTTCAATGCTGCTTCTACACTTGCTTTTGATAATAAACAAGGAAAGAATTAA